The Pseudarthrobacter sp. NS4 genome includes a window with the following:
- a CDS encoding ABC transporter permease, whose protein sequence is MSNVFTDTFAWLADPEHWAGSAGIPARLGEHLQYTGLVMLIAIAIAVPVGLYVGHTGRGRVAIVALAGALRALPTLGLLTLFVLLAGIGLMPPVWALVILTVPPLLAGTYAGISSVDRNVVDAARAMGMTELQVLFRAELPNALTVMFGGFRTGVLQVIATVSVVAYINLGGLGRYLFDGLVLSDFPQMLGGSLLIAALAIAVDLFLSLFQRLFLMSGPSSQSRRSQQAAVDPTDPVLTETVVQGGKS, encoded by the coding sequence ATGAGCAACGTCTTCACCGACACCTTCGCCTGGCTTGCGGACCCGGAGCACTGGGCAGGCAGCGCCGGCATTCCCGCCCGGCTGGGGGAGCACCTCCAGTACACCGGCCTGGTGATGCTGATAGCCATCGCGATCGCCGTGCCCGTCGGCCTGTACGTGGGCCACACCGGCAGGGGGAGAGTGGCCATCGTGGCACTGGCTGGTGCCCTCCGCGCCCTGCCAACCCTGGGACTGCTGACGCTCTTCGTGCTGCTCGCCGGGATCGGACTGATGCCCCCGGTCTGGGCGCTCGTCATCCTCACAGTGCCGCCGCTCCTCGCGGGCACCTATGCGGGGATTTCGAGCGTTGACCGGAACGTGGTCGACGCCGCCCGTGCCATGGGCATGACCGAACTGCAGGTCCTGTTCCGGGCAGAGCTGCCCAACGCGCTGACCGTGATGTTCGGCGGATTCCGCACCGGTGTCCTGCAGGTGATAGCCACGGTCTCGGTGGTGGCCTACATCAACCTGGGCGGCCTTGGCCGGTACCTCTTCGACGGCCTTGTCCTCAGCGACTTCCCGCAGATGCTCGGAGGCTCCCTTCTCATTGCAGCGCTGGCCATCGCCGTCGACCTCTTCCTGTCCCTGTTCCAGAGGCTGTTCCTGATGTCAGGACCCTCAAGCCAGTCACGCCGCAGCCAGCAGGCTGCGGTCGATCCCACAGACCCCGTCCTCACGGAGACTGTTGTACAAGGAGGTAAGTCATGA
- a CDS encoding ABC transporter permease translates to MEWFLANSGMVLERAGQHMLLAIVPMILGLLISIPLAQLARRSRPLRSVVLTASSLLYTIPSLALFIILPTILGTRILDPVNVVVALTIYAVALLVRAALDAFDSVDEGVSQAAVAMGYKPLARFLQVDLPLSLPVLFAGLRVVSVSNISLVSVAALLGIGNLGMLFTSGLQRDFVTEVMVGIIAILVLALLMDALLVLLERILTPWERAGKRESRRQDAHIQEEVMDGALRMSVPKAGGGNA, encoded by the coding sequence ATGGAGTGGTTCCTCGCGAACAGCGGCATGGTCCTCGAACGCGCGGGCCAGCACATGCTGCTTGCCATTGTCCCCATGATCCTGGGGCTGCTGATCTCCATCCCACTGGCCCAGCTGGCCAGGCGGAGCCGCCCACTCCGCTCGGTGGTACTGACGGCCTCCTCGCTCCTGTACACCATCCCTTCGTTGGCTCTGTTCATCATCCTGCCCACCATCCTCGGCACCCGGATCCTGGATCCGGTCAACGTGGTGGTGGCACTGACCATCTACGCCGTGGCCCTGCTGGTCCGCGCGGCCCTGGATGCCTTCGACTCCGTTGACGAGGGCGTGAGCCAGGCCGCCGTCGCCATGGGATACAAGCCGCTGGCACGGTTCCTGCAGGTGGACCTGCCGCTGTCCCTTCCGGTCCTGTTCGCCGGCCTGCGCGTGGTGTCAGTCAGCAACATCTCCCTGGTCAGCGTGGCTGCCCTCCTGGGCATCGGCAACCTGGGCATGCTCTTTACCTCCGGCCTCCAGCGGGACTTCGTCACCGAAGTGATGGTGGGAATTATCGCCATCCTGGTCCTCGCGCTGCTGATGGATGCCCTCCTGGTCCTGCTGGAGCGGATCCTCACACCGTGGGAGCGGGCCGGGAAACGGGAGAGCCGCAGGCAAGATGCCCACATCCAGGAAGAGGTAATGGACGGAGCCCTGCGGATGTCCGTGCCGAAGGCTGGAGGCGGAAACGCATGA
- a CDS encoding pyridoxal phosphate-dependent aminotransferase, with protein sequence MAEFRQSTKLNNVLYDIRGPILQAAQQMEAEGHRILKLNIGNPAPFGFEAPDAILVDMIRHLPHAQGYSDSRGIFSARTAVSQYYQTRGIQNIHVDDIYLGNGVSELITMSLMALLDDGDEVLIPTPDYPLWTASVALASGKPVHYLCDEDAGWQPDLDDLEAKITPRTKGIVVINPNNPTGAVYPEETLKRIVALAEKHGLVLFADEIYEKILYEDAVHVNLAALTGDHVLCLTFSGLSKAYRVCGYRAGWMAISGPKKDAADYLEGISLLANMRLCANVPAQHAIQTALGGYQSINDLILPGGRLLEQRNKAYDMLNAIPGVSTQQARGALYLFPRLDPEVYHIRDDEKFVLDLLREQKILVSHGRAFNWVRPDHFRMVTLPNVKDIEEAVGRMGDFLSRYQGN encoded by the coding sequence ATGGCAGAATTCAGGCAGTCCACAAAGCTCAATAACGTCCTTTACGACATCCGTGGACCGATTCTTCAAGCCGCCCAGCAAATGGAGGCAGAGGGGCACCGGATCCTCAAACTGAACATCGGAAACCCCGCGCCGTTTGGATTCGAAGCGCCGGACGCCATCCTGGTGGACATGATCCGCCACCTGCCCCATGCCCAGGGCTACAGTGACTCCCGCGGCATCTTTTCGGCCCGCACTGCAGTGTCGCAGTACTACCAGACGCGCGGGATCCAGAACATCCACGTGGACGACATCTACCTGGGCAACGGCGTCAGCGAACTCATCACCATGTCCCTGATGGCCCTGCTGGACGACGGCGATGAAGTCCTGATTCCCACTCCGGACTACCCGCTGTGGACGGCGTCCGTAGCGCTGGCCAGCGGAAAACCTGTGCACTACCTCTGCGATGAGGACGCCGGCTGGCAGCCCGACCTGGACGACCTCGAAGCCAAGATCACGCCGCGTACCAAGGGCATCGTGGTAATCAACCCGAACAACCCCACGGGAGCGGTATACCCCGAGGAGACCCTGAAGCGGATTGTTGCCCTTGCCGAAAAGCACGGCCTGGTGCTCTTCGCGGACGAGATCTACGAAAAGATTTTGTACGAGGACGCTGTCCACGTAAACCTTGCCGCGCTGACCGGCGACCACGTCCTCTGCCTGACCTTCAGCGGGCTGTCCAAGGCGTACCGGGTGTGCGGATACCGTGCGGGGTGGATGGCCATCTCCGGCCCCAAGAAGGATGCCGCAGACTACCTGGAAGGGATCAGCCTGCTGGCCAACATGCGGTTGTGCGCCAACGTTCCCGCCCAGCATGCGATCCAGACGGCCCTTGGCGGATACCAGAGCATCAATGACCTGATCCTGCCCGGCGGCCGCCTCCTGGAACAACGCAACAAGGCCTACGACATGCTTAACGCCATCCCCGGCGTCAGCACCCAGCAGGCACGCGGTGCCCTCTATCTCTTCCCCCGGCTCGACCCTGAGGTTTACCACATCCGTGACGACGAAAAGTTCGTCCTGGACCTTCTCCGGGAGCAGAAGATCCTGGTCTCCCATGGCCGCGCCTTCAACTGGGTGCGCCCCGACCACTTCCGCATGGTCACGCTGCCCAACGTCAAGGACATCGAAGAGGCTGTTGGTCGGATGGGGGACTTCCTAAGCAGGTACCAGGGGAACTAG
- a CDS encoding polyphosphate kinase 2 family protein: MASVTGFDQHPSETLRAGEGFSLADVDPDSTPGYSGSKEDGKALLADLDDELGELQEKLFAESRFGGRKRILLILQAMDTAGKGGIVNHVMAATDPQGIQFKAFKAPTDEEKSYDFLWRIQKEVPAAGMMGVFDRSHYEDVLIHRVHGWASPDEIKRRYVAINEFEGRLTESGTKVVKVMLHISGEEQKARLLARLDNPAKHWKYNRGDLDERAFWEDYMDAYQAAIDETSTRDAPWHVVPANKKWYARIAVQQLLLGALEELNLEWPKAEFDVATERELILGS; this comes from the coding sequence ATGGCCAGCGTCACAGGCTTCGATCAGCACCCGTCTGAAACCCTGCGGGCGGGGGAAGGATTCTCACTGGCCGACGTGGACCCGGACTCCACGCCCGGGTACAGCGGCAGCAAGGAGGACGGAAAGGCTCTCCTGGCGGACCTGGACGACGAGCTGGGCGAGTTGCAGGAGAAGCTGTTCGCAGAGTCACGCTTCGGCGGACGGAAGCGGATCCTGCTGATCCTGCAGGCGATGGATACGGCGGGCAAGGGCGGAATCGTGAACCACGTCATGGCCGCCACCGACCCACAGGGCATCCAGTTCAAGGCTTTCAAGGCTCCGACGGATGAGGAGAAGTCCTACGACTTCCTGTGGCGGATCCAGAAGGAAGTCCCTGCTGCCGGCATGATGGGTGTTTTCGACCGGTCCCATTATGAGGACGTGCTGATCCACCGTGTCCACGGCTGGGCCAGCCCGGATGAAATCAAGCGCCGTTACGTGGCAATCAATGAGTTCGAGGGACGCCTGACGGAGTCGGGGACAAAAGTCGTCAAGGTGATGCTCCACATCAGCGGGGAGGAGCAGAAGGCACGGCTGCTGGCCCGGCTGGACAACCCGGCCAAGCACTGGAAGTACAACCGGGGCGACCTCGATGAGCGGGCGTTCTGGGAGGACTACATGGATGCTTACCAGGCGGCCATCGATGAAACGAGCACCCGGGACGCGCCCTGGCACGTGGTTCCGGCAAATAAGAAGTGGTACGCCCGGATCGCCGTGCAACAGCTGCTCCTGGGGGCACTTGAAGAACTGAATCTTGAGTGGCCCAAAGCCGAGTTCGACGTCGCCACCGAGCGGGAGCTGATCCTCGGGTCCTGA
- a CDS encoding N-acetylglucosamine kinase, with translation MTNTENPSASPAEQPVASASSPLADVIIGLDIGGTKTHGIRFEDGIPVADESAGSSNVQNVSRDEAARNIADLFSRIGGGAVSQVYAGSGGIDTDEDAAALASLIQPHVPGARVTVVHDSRLLLAAGRASTGVAVIAGTGSAAWGRNADGGEARAGGWGYLLGDEGSGYWLGREAVRHSLRKMNQGRPADELTKALLESCGVDDPNRLIALFHSPDTGRRFWAQQARHVVEAAAGGHPESQALLDQAGQDLADLALQVLSQLGITGPVILGGGLGMNVAPLQESFRRHLGRAGVSDVRVLDQEPVLGVLQLVAEPA, from the coding sequence GTGACCAACACCGAGAACCCCTCCGCAAGCCCCGCAGAACAACCTGTGGCATCCGCATCCAGCCCGCTGGCCGACGTCATTATCGGTCTGGACATCGGCGGCACCAAGACCCACGGGATCCGGTTCGAGGACGGGATTCCCGTTGCTGATGAGTCCGCGGGCAGCTCCAACGTGCAGAACGTCAGCCGCGACGAGGCCGCACGCAACATCGCCGACCTCTTCTCCCGGATCGGAGGCGGAGCGGTGTCCCAGGTGTATGCGGGATCCGGCGGGATCGACACGGACGAGGACGCTGCAGCCCTTGCGTCGCTGATCCAGCCGCACGTTCCCGGCGCCCGGGTGACCGTGGTCCACGATTCCCGACTGCTGCTCGCTGCGGGCCGTGCGAGCACGGGCGTAGCGGTGATCGCGGGGACGGGCTCGGCCGCCTGGGGCAGGAACGCCGACGGCGGCGAGGCCCGGGCGGGCGGCTGGGGTTATCTGCTCGGGGATGAGGGCAGCGGATACTGGCTGGGACGCGAAGCTGTGCGGCACAGCCTCCGGAAGATGAACCAGGGCAGGCCTGCGGACGAGCTCACCAAGGCCCTGCTGGAATCCTGCGGTGTGGATGATCCCAACCGGCTCATTGCCCTGTTCCATTCCCCGGACACGGGCCGGCGCTTTTGGGCCCAGCAGGCGCGGCACGTGGTGGAGGCGGCAGCCGGCGGGCACCCGGAGAGCCAGGCCCTCCTGGACCAGGCCGGCCAGGATCTTGCAGACTTGGCGCTGCAGGTGCTCAGCCAGCTGGGCATCACAGGTCCTGTCATCCTGGGCGGTGGCCTGGGAATGAACGTGGCACCCCTTCAGGAATCCTTCCGCCGGCACCTGGGAAGGGCCGGCGTGTCCGACGTGCGCGTGCTGGACCAGGAACCGGTGCTCGGCGTGCTCCAGCTGGTGGCGGAACCGGCCTGA
- a CDS encoding exodeoxyribonuclease VII small subunit, which yields MSEQKPDAGIAAMSYEEAREQLIAVVGRLEAGGASLEESLALWERGEALAARCEEWLEGARKRLAAARDQPL from the coding sequence ATGAGTGAGCAAAAGCCCGACGCCGGGATCGCAGCCATGAGTTACGAGGAGGCCCGCGAGCAGCTCATCGCAGTGGTGGGCAGGCTCGAAGCGGGGGGCGCCAGCCTCGAGGAGTCCCTGGCGCTCTGGGAACGGGGCGAGGCTTTGGCGGCGCGCTGCGAGGAGTGGTTGGAAGGGGCAAGGAAGCGGCTGGCCGCTGCCCGCGACCAGCCACTGTAA
- a CDS encoding ABC transporter substrate-binding protein, translating into MKESRPPRLGRRAFSGLAAGLGLAMALSACGGSSDPLSDAPATTGGTTGEATSLVVGSADFPESQIVAELYAGALNAAGVTATTKPNIGSREVYFKAVQDGSVDVVPDYTGNLLLHVDKEASEESAEDVAGALPDKLPDGLAVLEPAKAENKDAMVVTKATAEKYQLKSIEDLAKVCSEIVVGAPATFAERAYGLPGLKENYNCEPKKLEPFSDGGGPLTLKALLEDQVQVADIYTTTPSIADNDLVVLEDPKNNFIAQQVIPLYNEAKVTDTAKEALNSVSRILTTEDLINLNRAVSGDQKQGAKEAADAWLKEKGIVK; encoded by the coding sequence ATGAAAGAAAGCCGTCCCCCCCGCCTCGGCAGGCGGGCCTTCAGCGGACTGGCCGCCGGGCTCGGCCTGGCAATGGCGCTGTCCGCCTGCGGCGGCTCGTCCGATCCGCTCAGCGATGCCCCCGCCACCACTGGCGGGACCACCGGAGAGGCGACGTCCCTGGTGGTTGGCTCAGCCGACTTCCCGGAAAGCCAGATCGTTGCAGAGCTTTACGCCGGGGCGCTGAACGCAGCGGGAGTCACAGCCACCACCAAGCCGAACATCGGGTCCCGCGAGGTGTACTTCAAAGCCGTCCAGGACGGTTCGGTGGACGTAGTTCCCGACTACACGGGAAACCTGCTGCTGCACGTGGACAAGGAAGCATCCGAGGAATCGGCAGAGGACGTCGCCGGCGCCCTTCCGGACAAGCTGCCGGACGGCCTGGCCGTGCTGGAACCAGCCAAGGCTGAGAACAAGGACGCCATGGTGGTCACCAAGGCCACGGCGGAGAAATACCAGCTGAAGTCCATCGAGGACCTGGCCAAGGTCTGCAGCGAGATTGTGGTGGGGGCTCCGGCGACGTTTGCGGAACGTGCCTACGGACTGCCCGGCCTGAAGGAGAACTACAACTGCGAGCCCAAGAAGCTGGAGCCCTTCAGCGACGGCGGCGGCCCGCTGACCCTCAAGGCGCTGCTGGAGGACCAGGTGCAGGTGGCCGACATCTACACCACCACCCCGTCCATCGCGGATAACGACCTGGTGGTCCTGGAGGATCCGAAAAACAACTTCATCGCCCAGCAGGTTATCCCGCTGTACAACGAGGCCAAGGTGACGGACACGGCCAAGGAAGCACTGAACTCCGTTTCCAGGATCCTCACCACCGAGGACCTGATCAATCTCAACCGCGCGGTCAGCGGCGACCAGAAGCAGGGCGCGAAGGAAGCAGCCGACGCCTGGCTGAAGGAAAAGGGCATCGTTAAATAA
- a CDS encoding LysR family transcriptional regulator, with translation MEADHKQLVQLLPLLPVLAELGRTEHVTETAELLGVPQSTVSRVLARASAVVGTELLVRDGRGVRLTPAARTLLPYIEQALAEFQAGLDLVRHESEVARGRISVAFQHTFGEATLPLLISAFRSRHPGAAFALSQGARNACLEELASGEADLALTAPVAAAGRILQSAPLYREPLRLVVHHSHPLAGRATAGLADIRTEPFVALGPGYGLRSLTDALFREAGYRPRIAFESQDSHTVRGLVSAGLGVSILPPGGDTPGRTVSPETANLGWVEVPLDSALAFREVGLTWRRRKPDAEPVAVRLFRELVVAEGPQLLAGLARQRTG, from the coding sequence GTGGAAGCAGACCACAAGCAGCTGGTGCAGCTGCTTCCGCTTCTTCCGGTGCTGGCCGAGCTGGGGCGCACGGAACATGTGACGGAAACGGCGGAACTCCTGGGAGTACCCCAGTCCACGGTGAGCAGGGTGCTCGCCCGGGCCAGCGCCGTCGTCGGTACCGAACTCCTGGTGAGGGACGGCAGGGGCGTCCGGCTGACCCCCGCCGCCCGCACCCTGCTGCCCTACATCGAGCAAGCCCTGGCGGAGTTCCAGGCCGGGCTGGACCTGGTACGCCACGAATCCGAGGTAGCCAGGGGCAGGATTTCGGTAGCGTTCCAGCACACCTTTGGCGAGGCCACCTTGCCACTGCTGATCAGTGCCTTCCGAAGCCGGCACCCGGGCGCAGCCTTCGCCCTGAGCCAGGGCGCCCGCAATGCCTGCCTTGAGGAACTGGCCTCCGGCGAAGCTGACCTGGCGCTTACCGCCCCTGTGGCTGCGGCCGGCAGGATCCTGCAGTCCGCACCGCTGTACCGGGAGCCGCTGCGCCTGGTGGTCCACCACAGCCACCCACTCGCAGGCCGGGCGACGGCGGGGCTGGCCGATATCAGGACTGAGCCTTTTGTGGCGCTCGGGCCGGGGTACGGCCTGCGCTCGCTGACCGACGCACTTTTCCGCGAAGCAGGTTACCGTCCGCGCATCGCCTTCGAAAGCCAGGATTCCCATACCGTCCGCGGGCTGGTGTCCGCCGGACTGGGTGTCAGCATCCTGCCGCCCGGCGGAGACACCCCGGGCCGGACGGTCAGCCCCGAGACGGCGAACCTGGGCTGGGTGGAAGTTCCCCTGGATTCAGCCCTGGCCTTCCGGGAGGTGGGCCTGACCTGGCGCCGCAGGAAGCCGGACGCCGAACCGGTTGCCGTCAGGCTCTTCCGGGAGCTGGTGGTGGCCGAAGGGCCGCAACTGCTGGCCGGGCTGGCCAGGCAACGGACCGGCTGA
- a CDS encoding pirin family protein, whose translation MTNLEIAPQQEVCPPAAAGGSPGPCLQLWPEREVPLGGVRAMNVQRTLPQRGLPTIGAWCFLDSFGPDRTAMSVLPHPHIGLQTVTWPLAGHIRHRDSVGSDVVVRPGELNIMTAGHGVSHSEFAVLPAAGEELPLQRGLQLWVALPDGERHRQPAFEQHRELPQVSGAGFTATVIVGELAGAASPATMYSPIVGADVSCEGAALLPLNQDFEHGILVLDGGLAVDGQELPPGPLGYLGTGRTELQVQALPGTRFLLIGGEPFQEELLMWWNFVGRTHEEVEQARDAWEAQDGLPDAEMAAARYGLVPGHGPDSGAEAGRIPAPPLPAVRLTPRKRAV comes from the coding sequence GTGACCAACTTGGAGATAGCACCCCAGCAGGAAGTTTGTCCGCCGGCGGCCGCCGGGGGAAGCCCGGGCCCCTGCCTGCAGCTGTGGCCGGAGCGTGAAGTGCCACTGGGTGGCGTGCGTGCCATGAACGTCCAGCGGACCCTGCCCCAGCGGGGCCTTCCCACCATCGGAGCGTGGTGCTTCCTGGACAGTTTCGGGCCGGACAGGACGGCCATGTCCGTCCTGCCGCACCCCCACATCGGCCTGCAGACCGTGACGTGGCCCCTGGCCGGGCACATCCGCCACCGCGACAGCGTGGGCAGCGACGTGGTGGTCCGCCCGGGGGAACTGAACATCATGACGGCCGGGCACGGCGTCTCCCACTCTGAGTTCGCGGTGCTTCCGGCTGCAGGGGAGGAACTGCCGCTGCAGCGCGGCCTGCAATTGTGGGTGGCGCTTCCGGACGGGGAACGGCACCGGCAGCCGGCCTTCGAGCAGCACCGTGAACTGCCGCAGGTGAGCGGGGCGGGCTTCACCGCCACTGTCATCGTGGGCGAGCTTGCGGGGGCCGCCTCCCCCGCCACCATGTACTCCCCGATCGTGGGAGCGGACGTTTCCTGTGAAGGAGCTGCGCTGCTGCCGCTGAACCAGGATTTTGAACACGGCATCCTGGTGCTCGACGGCGGCCTGGCGGTGGACGGGCAGGAGCTGCCGCCCGGGCCCCTCGGCTACCTGGGCACCGGCCGGACGGAACTCCAGGTCCAGGCCCTGCCCGGAACCCGCTTCCTGCTTATAGGCGGGGAGCCGTTCCAGGAGGAACTGCTGATGTGGTGGAACTTTGTGGGCCGCACCCACGAGGAAGTGGAACAGGCACGTGATGCCTGGGAAGCCCAGGACGGCCTGCCGGATGCAGAGATGGCTGCCGCCCGGTACGGGCTGGTACCGGGCCACGGCCCTGACTCCGGTGCCGAGGCGGGCCGCATCCCCGCTCCCCCGCTCCCCGCGGTGCGGCTGACTCCCCGCAAACGCGCCGTCTGA
- a CDS encoding ABC transporter ATP-binding protein translates to MDQAMIEFQSVTKQYQGGQPAVDNLSLSIGKGSITVFVGPSGCGKTTSLRMINRMVEPTSGTITVGGKDVTSVPAAELRRSMGYVMQSAGLLPHRSVLDNIATVPRLNGVSKSEARKRAGELLDVVGLARPLGKRYPSQLSGGQQQRVGVARALAADPPVLLMDEPFSAVDPVVRDELQQELLRLQKDLAKTIVFVTHDIDEATVLGDRVAVFAVGGRLAQYATPEEILRAPANDFVASFVGRDRGFRHLGFTPSDGVTLHPVPTIVRGPSGHVSDPAAAGEWQLVVDADMRPLGWATPGTDTGLIPGGSLFRPGESLRRALDAALSSPSGLGVAVDSEGRVRGVIRGGEVLALIEEARQVRQAAL, encoded by the coding sequence ATGGACCAGGCGATGATCGAATTTCAGAGCGTGACCAAGCAGTACCAGGGCGGGCAGCCGGCCGTGGATAACCTTTCCCTATCCATTGGGAAGGGCTCCATCACCGTCTTCGTCGGGCCCTCCGGCTGCGGTAAGACAACCTCGCTGCGGATGATCAACCGCATGGTGGAACCGACCTCCGGCACCATCACCGTGGGCGGAAAGGACGTCACCTCGGTTCCGGCCGCGGAGTTGCGCCGCTCCATGGGCTACGTGATGCAGTCCGCCGGACTGTTGCCGCACCGCTCGGTGCTGGACAATATCGCCACGGTTCCGAGGCTGAACGGGGTGTCCAAGTCCGAGGCCCGCAAGCGGGCCGGGGAACTCCTGGACGTCGTGGGACTGGCCCGGCCCCTGGGCAAGCGGTACCCCTCACAGCTTTCCGGCGGGCAGCAGCAGCGCGTCGGCGTAGCGCGCGCCCTCGCTGCAGATCCTCCCGTTTTGCTCATGGATGAGCCCTTTAGTGCAGTGGACCCCGTTGTCCGCGACGAACTCCAGCAGGAACTGCTGCGGCTCCAGAAGGACCTGGCAAAGACCATCGTTTTCGTGACCCACGACATTGATGAGGCCACCGTGCTGGGGGACAGGGTTGCTGTCTTCGCAGTAGGCGGGCGGCTCGCCCAGTACGCCACGCCGGAGGAGATCCTGCGGGCTCCGGCAAACGACTTCGTGGCCTCCTTTGTTGGGCGTGACCGGGGCTTCCGCCACCTTGGCTTCACCCCGTCCGACGGCGTCACGCTCCACCCGGTCCCGACGATCGTCCGCGGTCCCTCCGGCCACGTCTCCGACCCCGCTGCTGCGGGCGAATGGCAGCTGGTGGTGGACGCGGACATGCGCCCGCTCGGGTGGGCGACCCCGGGCACCGATACCGGCCTCATTCCCGGCGGCTCGCTGTTCCGCCCGGGTGAGAGCCTCCGCCGGGCGCTGGACGCGGCGCTGTCGTCGCCGTCGGGCCTGGGCGTGGCCGTGGATTCCGAGGGCAGGGTCCGCGGTGTCATCCGGGGCGGCGAAGTCCTGGCCCTGATTGAAGAAGCACGCCAGGTGCGGCAGGCTGCGCTCTGA
- the xseA gene encoding exodeoxyribonuclease VII large subunit: protein MSEQASLPGTAPSTLPATAAETTPDNPWPLQLLSQKLKAHIDRTPSAWVEGQVIELNRRGSNAYLTLRDVDAEVSLPASVWTKVLERQNLPLERGSRVVALLKPEFWIKTGRLNMLVRDIRPVGLGDLLARIERLRQALSAEGLFADSRKKPLPLLPHRIGLITGRESDAKKDILRNAALRWPAVEFEIREVAVQGNTAVSQVVRALRELDAHPVVDVIVIARGGGALEDLLPFNSEELVRAVAAAATPVVSAIGHEADRPLLDDVADLRASTPTDAAKRIVPEVSEELAGVRQAREQLRRCMERLVDRETDRLASLHSRPVLASPEGLVTVRGEEIERLLRRSSAAVNSTVVRAADQLEHLRAQVRALSPQKTLDRGYAVVELAGQPAGPAAIAGHAVVRRPADAPAGSPLSIRVAEGRFGATSTGARESNISDQDNPETGEPHE, encoded by the coding sequence ATGTCTGAACAGGCTTCCCTTCCCGGCACCGCGCCCTCCACGCTGCCGGCCACGGCTGCAGAAACAACCCCGGACAACCCGTGGCCGCTTCAGTTGCTCTCGCAAAAGCTCAAGGCCCACATCGACAGGACGCCCTCGGCGTGGGTGGAGGGCCAGGTCATCGAACTGAACCGGCGGGGCAGCAACGCCTACCTGACGCTGAGGGATGTTGACGCGGAGGTTTCACTGCCCGCGTCGGTCTGGACCAAAGTACTGGAGCGCCAGAACCTGCCCCTTGAACGCGGATCCCGCGTGGTGGCCCTGCTGAAGCCCGAGTTCTGGATCAAGACAGGTCGGTTGAACATGCTGGTCCGGGACATCCGGCCGGTGGGCCTGGGTGATCTGCTCGCCCGGATTGAGAGGCTGCGGCAGGCACTCTCGGCTGAGGGTCTGTTTGCGGACTCCCGCAAGAAGCCCCTTCCCCTCCTGCCCCACCGCATCGGCTTAATTACCGGCAGGGAATCCGACGCCAAGAAGGACATCCTGCGGAACGCTGCGTTGCGCTGGCCGGCGGTCGAGTTCGAAATCCGTGAGGTGGCCGTCCAGGGAAACACGGCCGTGTCCCAGGTTGTCCGCGCCCTCCGGGAACTCGATGCCCATCCTGTGGTGGACGTCATCGTCATCGCCCGCGGCGGAGGGGCGTTGGAAGACCTGCTGCCTTTCAACAGCGAGGAACTGGTCCGTGCCGTAGCGGCAGCGGCCACACCGGTGGTGAGCGCCATCGGGCACGAGGCCGACCGGCCGCTGCTGGATGATGTTGCCGATCTGCGGGCGTCCACCCCCACGGATGCCGCAAAGCGGATCGTGCCGGAGGTTTCCGAGGAACTGGCAGGCGTCCGGCAGGCGCGCGAACAGCTGAGGCGCTGTATGGAGCGCCTGGTTGACCGGGAGACGGACCGGTTGGCTTCGCTCCACTCCCGGCCGGTACTGGCCTCACCGGAGGGGCTGGTCACAGTCAGGGGCGAAGAAATTGAACGGCTGCTGAGAAGGTCGTCCGCAGCCGTAAACTCCACGGTGGTGCGCGCTGCCGACCAGCTCGAACACCTAAGGGCCCAGGTGCGTGCGCTGTCGCCGCAGAAGACGCTGGACCGGGGGTACGCCGTCGTCGAACTCGCCGGGCAACCCGCGGGACCGGCAGCCATCGCCGGCCATGCCGTGGTCCGGCGCCCGGCTGATGCCCCGGCCGGGTCGCCGCTTTCCATAAGGGTGGCGGAAGGCCGTTTCGGTGCAACCTCCACCGGAGCACGCGAATCGAATATTTCTGATCAGGACAATCCGGAAACGGGAGAACCGCATGAGTGA